Below is a window of Carassius gibelio isolate Cgi1373 ecotype wild population from Czech Republic chromosome B23, carGib1.2-hapl.c, whole genome shotgun sequence DNA.
AACATAAAAGCATCGTTCTATGGAGAACCTTACATCATCACCCGGTTGGCTATGGTCTCTTACATGCTGCTGTAAGGCAAAGGTTGCACAGCAGGGGCTGCACGTTGTCCCAAATGGAAGAACCTGCCATTCAAAGACATCAGGGGTGCCCTTTTCCCTGGAGTCACGCCAGATAAACCGAAGAAGTGATCTATCTTCAGGAAGAAGGCGGACCTGGTGGAACATGCCCCGGGTATCCGCACTGATGGCGACTGTATGTTCACGGAATCTGAGTAAGACCCCAAGGAGAGATGAACCCAAGATGGGGCCAGCGAGGAGTGAATCATTTAAGCTGAGACCATTAAACTGAAATGAGCAATCAAACACCACACGATTCTTGCCATTATGGTGCACCATGTGATGTGGAATAAACCAGCACTCACCACCTCCTTCTATTTCTTCTGGACTGAGCATTCTGATTGCACCTGACTGAACCAATTTCTGGATTTCGGAGGAATAGGCATCAGCTTGTTGCGGGTCTCTGGCAAGTTTCCTCTCAGTACTTCGTAGGCGTGGCATGACTGCTTCCATAGTGGCGTGAAGATGGGGCATGTCACCTTTACGTAACAAGGGTGTTGCATACCGGCGAATTCCATCCACCTTTATGCGAATTGTTTTGGCTTCCAGCAGTTCGATGGCCCTTTGGTCCTGCTTTGACCTTGTGCACTCAGTTTCATTCCGAAAGGGCAAAACATCCACTTGCCACAGCCTATTAACATTCTTGCACAATTCTGTGGTGCTAAGAGGAAGGGATATGTGGAGACACTCCTTTGGCTTGAGTCGCTGCTCTAACAGGCTGGTAGGGCCCTGCAGTGTCCAGCCTAGTTTGGTTCTTATTGCAGCAGGGCCACCAGGTGGACCAAGTCTTACCGGCTCAATTGGTGTGATCATGTGAGTTTGATCTGCGCCAACAAGGATGAGAGGTTTGGCCTTTTCAAAGCTCTGCAATGGTAGTCCAGCCAAATGTTTGTACTGCTTTTGCAGCTTAGCTATTGGGTAGGAGTGGTCAATGAGATCAAGCTGTGGTGCAGTAAAGGCTCTGGATATCAGATATCGCTTCTTTGGATTGTAGTATGGAGAAATGTGGAATGAGACTGAAGCCCCTTCAAGGGTTTGCACATCATGACGGATTGTTCTCAGAGCTAAGCTTTCTTCAGTACCTCTCAAGCCAAGCTTTCGTACTGCATCTGGCAGAAGCATGGTACGCTCAGAACCGTCATCAAGGATTGCAAATGTGCAACTGCCATGATGTAGGAGTACTCTGACAATCTTGAGCAAAACTTTATTACTGCTGACTGGTTTGTTCAGGTAAAGTGTCTGTGTCGCTGAACTAACTAGGCAAGCCTCGGTTTTGGATGACACTGTGACAGGCCTCTCATTTACTTCATGGAGGATTCGTAGATGCTTCCTTTGACAAAGTGGACATGGTTTCTTTAGACCACAATGGGCAGCCTGATGGGCAAGACCACAACGCCAGCATCTCCTATTGGATCGTATCCACTCTGAGAGTTGATCTTTGGTGAGGGTCGGAATTTGAGGGCACTGACTGAAAGCATGTTCAGAGTTCTAACAGTAAGAGCAATATACCATGGGCCTACCTTTAGCTTTCTCATCAACCTTGGCAGGAGAATTTGCAGTGGCTCTCACATCAACACTATTTCCAGACCCAGTCAGTACTGTGGCAGTGGTTTGGCGTGCTCGTGGAGCTACTCGGAACTCTCGTTTGGCTCTGCTTTCTCCCTTGGCAGTTTGATCATCATAGCTTTGGCACCAAGACTCATATTTCAGCCATTCTGCCAGATCTACCAATGAGTATGTCACCCCAGGCCGATGTAACATGTGGCGGCGGAAATCAGCCCGTCTTTCAGGTGGCAACTTATTGAGAAGGCGTGCAACATGCGACCCACAATACAACTCAACGCTCCCTGCCTGGCCTAAAGTCTTAAGCAGCCCAACTAGAGACTGCACTTGAAGAGAGAACTTCTCAAAGGCTGAAGGGTCATTGCGGCTTATATCAGGTGAATCAAGAATAGTGGCAATCCGTCTTAATGCTACTTGGTGAGGCTGACCGAACCGCTCATTCAGGGCCAACATGGTGTCTCGATAAGGTGTAGGGGAGTGCAAGAAGGAATCTGCTATTAGACAAGCATCGTCTAATTTCAAGTGGTCAACCAGTACTTGATATTTGAACATCTCAGTACTATCAGGTGGCAGAAGATTTTCCAAGGCTATTTTTAATCGAGCAAACTCACTTGGGTCTTTGGTGCGGAAGTAAGGAATGGTGGGCGAGGGACCTTTGTAATATTTCTCTGTCAGATCCACAGATGCCATGGGAGGTGACACATTATAGGAAACTGTCCTGTGTTGTTCAGGATAAAGACTTCTTGGTTGTTCATGTGCATTTGGAGGACCTATCTGTCGGGCAGGATACTGGCCATACCTAAACTGGTTATCATATGAACTTGGATAGACGAAATCCCTAGTCTTTTCAACATAAGTGAGTCTAGGAGTGATTGTTGGTGTGGCTCTTGTAGTGCTCTTAATCCTTTGCCTGCCGCACTGATTTATATTTTCTGGCTCATCGTATGAAATGGGTGGAGGAGGCTCTGGCCAGTCTTCATCATCTGCATATGCTTCATCGTGGAATTTAACTGATGGATAATCAGAACGGGTGTTGGACATAGATAAAGGCTTTTGCAGACTACAGGCTCTGTCTAAAAGCTGGATCAGTTCATCTTTGGCGGTCTCAATTCGTTTAAGATCAGCTTGGATGGCCGTCTGTGTTTCACGAAGCTTTAAATTCTCCTCTGAGATCCTTTGTAACTTTAGGGAACTAGCATCTGATCTGTCACTCTGGTATCCATCACCTTCATCACCAAGGGGAACGAACTCTGCACCGTATTCAGACTGTAGCTGTCGGTTTGGATATTGTGGTGATGACTGGTAGGCAGGACTGGAAATGTGCTGCTGCAGAAGACGTGGATGGTCACAATGCTTATCCCTGACCGTCAGCCTCGACGGGGAAGAAATGGTGGGTAAACCATGCGCTCTCTTAGGCTTTGCAGCAGATGCTCCAACCTGTGGCGAAGAGTAATCGTCATCAGATGACTCCACTGGTTGTTCCCTCGTACTAACTGGTAACACTGTTTTATGGAAGCTCTGCAAGTCCACCTCATAATCTTGTAAATAGGCTGGACGGCGCTTTGTGCGAACCGAGGGGTTTACTGTTTCAGAACTGGCTGACATCTTAATCCAGAGAAGTGATCATCTGGCTCGAAGGACCATTTTGTAGGATTTGGAATGTGAGTTATCAAAAGACTGTGGAAGGGATCACTTGCACTGGTAGGCCAGTCAGAGCCCAGGAACTCAGTCAACAACAGTTCTTTCTTTGAGGACTTTACTTTCCCATTTAGCATATAACAGGTGTGGtctgtataaaaataacaaatacaaaaaggtgaataatacagattttaaaCCCAACAAATTAACATTACTAgcaatattactgaatataagtGAAATGCTACAGCTCAATGGATTGGCATATTAGCATCTGAATAGGTAATTTTACCACATAATCCTCATTAACACACTTATACTTGCAATTTACAGCAGACAGATTAACTAAAGACAATCTATCTCAATGTAGAACATGAGAACAGTAGAGATAAAGCAATTGTAAAATATCACAGCAGATATACATAACGTGCTTGTAAACAAACGCTGGTTATGCACGCACAATCTATCGAAAATAATTATCATATCTGCAAATGCCTGCAAGATTATGACTTAATCTCAATACTAAACATAATTTACCAAGAACAACTCACTTTTAGGATGCACGCACACATATTATGCTTGTATTGGATCGGCTAATGTCTCTTCTCTTCAACTTTGCTGCGCAATGGTAAAATGGCGATAAGACTTAAAAGGGCAACACATCTTAAAGGGGCAACACGTCTTAAAAGGGTTATGCATGCAAGCCGTTTGTACAGCCGCGATAGATAAATTTCGGAATTTCCGGAAGTTCCGGTACATCAAGCAGGCAACCACCACGAGGAGGAGAGGACTCGAAGAGGACTCTTGGAGGGAGATTTGtcgatataaattacataaaatctactgtggggtaagtacattttgtattatttgattaacgtgcttgagttttacttgtttgacacgAAGGAACCGAGATAAATGATGCCCATGttgtcaactgaaattcactgagtgtggctaaaattagctaacgttagaaagctaaaagttacttatattgatgtcatttttattggtacgctttaattaattattcaggggacGTCACAGCTCTcctgtcttatcagaaatgtcctgttcactttctcacagttacacTGTGAGTGTTTCTCAAGGGCATCACATTAAAGCATTACACCTtttgtacaatacaaataaaatctaatgcttgttgattacctttttttcctaatgtttcattcatgattcGTTCATCTtggttcaaggttttttttttttttttttttttagctgtagaccataaagatattttgaaaataagtgcatgtcatttatctcaaatgttttattttatttattttaaaaagaaatgtgttctcatccctcagatgctgtgaagaggtGGAGACTCTGAAGTGGATGCAGCGATGGCAGAACACCTGAAGATTGCTCCGGGAAGAGATGGGGGTGGAggttacaagaaatgagccaaacaactGTGTGtttaagggatatttcacccaaaaatgaaaatagtcataattttctcaccctcatgttacgatcataataatttttcctacagtggcagttaatggattgtgagatctgcttggctacaaacattcttccaaatatctgtGTTTATGAGACAACTGTGTAAGTCAATGGCAAGATTAACAAAGAATTGATAAAAAGAAACCATCTTTTAACATTCTAgtagaaaacattctcagaaatgtaatattttaattaatgtcggttctatacagtttaaaaacatttaccccactttgatttcataaatagcaatgatttcaaacatattttatgataAGGATCTTATGTTTTATGGTTTTCTTGTCACAAGACAACAATGGCTCCTGCAAGGTGTTTATGCtacatgttcaaatattaataatattcttaatactatatgattaaagtattttaaaataaatgcaatattgatttatatattaaaaacattaataaacaaacactgcaaatataaatttttaacaataataatggactttaagattgagtatttcagcactttttattcagtgatgcccctcattaaatcatatttctgatggaaaaaaaatggtaggcctgtaaacttatttcagaaatccaaaatggataaaaagataacattgaaaaacacatttttaaatatattatcatctttaagattcttatttgtcattgtcccAGTAAAACAACCATGAAAACAATATCGTCAGAACACAGAAAGGTATtcaggtttgaaacatgagggtgagtaaatgaatgaattttccctttatataatcagtattttgtaattagtattttagtttggttaacagatgctaaactgttcaaaaacaataaaatgtgctaaatcagaacatgtttctttttttgcatatgtccacaaataatgtgttattgttagtgatgtacacgtgattaagatgttttatgaacgttcatgtctgactggaccgatcttgaacttttgtcaagatgttttaaacctcaagacataattgattgcctttcactgttacacagtgggtgtgtgattattttatatgcaggcttatatatacatacacttaaaATATGCAGCAACGCATTTAAAAATCCAGAAGACAACGACCTCCAGAAATCGACACATTTAGACGTCCAGGGACGTGCAGAAAATGCGTGCCGTTCACGTCCAGAAGACGTCAAAGACgtcggttcaactttcattttggaactatttttcaaccatgacgggacgtctcggatggacgtcttttcaacggtcAAAAGACGTCTAAATGTTTGCTGGGGTACTCGTGGTTCATggtattgtaaatgaaaacaaattaattagttttttaaatcaataaacacttATTAATGTATAACCTTTTGCAACAATTACTTGTGTAAATttgaaaaactttataattatgacattacatattcaaattgtcatgtaacagccagtatttgtatctgtaacaatcacaaaatttttcatATCTGCATTCATATACAATgttgtacagttacttgataagaccgttattatctttatcttttttttcgtagttatcactgaacaagtatgtggtgttaaactaaaataattattaatttctaaaataatatttatcatgcaagcagagagatgtcatgacaaacgtttagtgatcatctgaacacgactgaatcaattcaatgcgcacattttcattacgcagaacactttaagcgagtctataatgtttagtgaacatcactaaacagatgtgtgtgtgccgcgcaaaccaggaTAAGATAAAGATGCAAACCTGTAGgccaagtagacaatgtatccgtatctaatctgattagcctactcttgagagataACTGGTTTGGTCTTTGAGAGACTGAGA
It encodes the following:
- the LOC128011044 gene encoding uncharacterized protein LOC128011044 — protein: MSASSETVNPSVRTKRRPAYLQDYEVDLQSFHKTVLPVSTREQPVESSDDDYSSPQVGASAAKPKRAHGLPTISSPSRLTVRDKHCDHPRLLQQHISSPAYQSSPQYPNRQLQSEYGAEFVPLGDEGDGYQSDRSDASSLKLQRISEENLKLRETQTAIQADLKRIETAKDELIQLLDRACSLQKPLSMSNTRSDYPSVKFHDEAYADDEDWPEPPPPISYDEPENINQCGRQRIKSTTRATPTITPRLTYVEKTRDFVYPSSYDNQFRYGQYPARQIGPPNAHEQPRSLYPEQHRTVSYNVSPPMASVDLTEKYYKGPSPTIPYFRTKDPSEFARLKIALENLLPPDSTEMFKYQVLVDHLKLDDACLIADSFLHSPTPYRDTMLALNERFGQPHQVALRRIATILDSPDISRNDPSAFEKFSLQVQSLVGLLKTLGQAGSVELYCGSHVARLLNKLPPERRADFRRHMLHRPGVTYSLVDLAEWLKYESWCQSYDDQTAKGESRAKREFRVAPRARQTTATVLTGSGNSVDVRATANSPAKVDEKAKGRPMVYCSYC